The following proteins come from a genomic window of Carassius gibelio isolate Cgi1373 ecotype wild population from Czech Republic chromosome B8, carGib1.2-hapl.c, whole genome shotgun sequence:
- the mov10b.1 gene encoding putative helicase mov-10-B.1, with the protein MNRKNRKNQLSKDDLRAVGFDFIEFLAESKRRSITDRIILKNIYNEEFRNRDGVRDPNFSSVLFVLRNSKKARITRSGHVYFNSNVRVVHDQWFIPRHRQQNQATPPLSNGSSSPPASGQVPDPPSVPGPEDGVRGRRNLSKALLKRINTTERSVFIADKCGVRVSSELQTEDGVIQLFVEEEEMREVKLFVENTGQEAVYFTYYTALHWLQYFTLEDSRKVTRNNPLRLGPCEKYEVTLRFKAEQIGVYPATLAFEFKENTQPTTHPFHIVRFIQAEYRSELAALLGPEAPFRPKRLETYEPARCNIDEGVQPESFTQNFLKFVLPLDSYTRPSYISDLAEVLKGSRSFPKLQEQKSLLESDLGFHNYIERFDLLLYLEEDQMCLDIKMYNKDDVSMVKDHENKRLLVLELPGVSENRPSVLRGDHLLLTKSDEVQLSTVTKYKGYVHRVELDQVKLGFSRRLLDGFIDNMKFRVEFTVNRLPLRLQHRAVHMAVQHELRDVLFPVGSRSLNPASPPALRLFDQKLEKNHEQKKAVCNIVAGTSKPAPYLVFGPPGTGKTVTIVEAIKQVEKNIPGAYILACAPSNSAADQLCEKLITSQHVDARKIYRVYASSRNPKDIPKVLEKNSNVEGNTIIFPCKEDLMCYKIIVSTLVTAGRLVSGGFPIGHFSHIFVDEAGHAVEPEAIISVAGLLNAKTGQLVLAGDPKQLGPILRSPFAIKYGLGLSLLERLMTQNELYQKGTSGYDNRYVTKLLKNYRSHPSILKIPNEMFYDGELEACADQIISHQYCMWEHLPKIGFPVIFHGVIGKDERESNSPSFFNTSEIDIILDYLKKLLTPAKKGIARISPKEIGIIAPYRKQVEKIRKAIKMHRELKSYLGIEELKVGSVEEFQGQERKVIIVSTVRSDKKHIILDEKFNIGFLKNEKRFNVAVTRAKSLLIMVGNPIILQTDATWGRFINYCIEKEGYTGYDISNMEETDAVVERLLALNIREEIVVETEESVVQQHLNPEWRHDH; encoded by the exons ATGAacaggaaaaacagaaaaaatcaGCTCTCCAAGGATGATTTGCGTGCCGTTGGATTTGACTTTATAGAATTTCTGGCGGAAAGCAAAAGGAGATCCATTACTGATCGAATCATTCTCAAAAACATCTACAACGAAGAGTTCCGCAACAG GGATGGAGTCAGAGACCCAAACTTCTCTTCAGTTCTCTTTGTATTGAGAAATTCCAAAAAAGCACGCATCACCAGATCAGGACATGTTTACTTTAACTCTAAT GTCAGAGTGGTGCACGATCAATGGTTTATACCCCGTCATAGACAACAAAACCAAGCTACTCCCCCTCTGAGTAATGGCAGCTCATCGCCACCCGCCAGTGGCCAGGTTCCTGACCCACCGTCAGTGCCAGGACCAGAAGATGGAGTCCGAGGAAGGAGAAATCTGTCAAAAGCCCTCCTGAAAAGAATAAACACTACAGAACG GTCTGTGTTTATCGCTGATAAATGTGGGGTGCGGGTATCCTCAGAGCTGCAGACAGAGGATGGCGTGATTCAGCTGTTTGTGGAGGAGGAAGAAATGCGTGAAGTGAAGCTGTTTGTGGAAAACACGGGTCAGGAGGCTGTGTATTTCACATACTACACTGCTCTGCACTGGCTGCAGTATTTCACTCTGGAAGACAGCAGAAAAGTCACACGTAACAATCCACTCCGTCTGGGGCCAT GTGAGAAGTATGAGGTGACCTTAAGATTCAAAGCAGAACAGATAGGAGTCTATCCTGCTACTCTGGCATTTGAGTTCAAGGAAAACACCCAACCCACCACCCATCCTTTCCACATTGTTCGGTTCATTCAGGCAGAATACAGGTCCGAGCTTGCAGCTCTGCTGGGTCCAGAAGCACCATTCAGACCTAAGAGGCTTGAGACCTATGAACCTGCGAGGTGCAACATAGATGAGGGGGTTCAACCTGAGAG TTTTACACAAAactttttaaagtttgtgttgcCACTGGATAGCTACACACGTCCTTCTTACATCTCTGACTTAGCCGAGGTCCTAAAAGGCAGCCGTTCTTTCCCGAAGCTCCAGGAACAGAA GTCACTGCTGGAAAGTGATCTGGGTTTTCATAACTATATTGAGCGCTTTGATTTACTACTGTACCTGGAGGAAGATCAAATGTGTCTAGACATCAAGATGTATAACAAAGATGATGTATCCATGGTGAAAGACCATGAGAACAAACGACTGCTGGTCTTAGAG CTCCCCGGTGTTTCGGAGAATAGGCCATCAGTCCTGAGAGGAGATCACCTGCTTCTCACCAAGAGTGACGAGGTCCAGCTCTCAACTGTGACCAAATACAAGGGCTATGTCCACAGAGTGGAACTGGATCAGGTCAAACTGGGCTTCTCTCGAAG GCTGCTTGACGGTTTCATAGATAATATGAAATTCCGTGTGGAGTTCACAGTGAATCGTCTCCCGTTGAGACTGCAACACAGAGCAGTACACATGGCGGTCCAGCACGAGCTCAGAGATGTGCTGTTCCCTGTGGGCTCAAGGAGCTTGAACCCTGCGTCTCCACCTGCACTGAG GCTCTTTGATCAAAAGCTGGAGAAGAACCATGAACAGAAAAAAGCCGTATGTAACATTGTGGCTGGTACATCCAAGCCGGCACCGTACTTGGTGTTTGGACCTCCTGGCACTGGTAAAACAGTCACGATAGTGGAGGCCATCAAACAG GTGGAGAAGAATATACCTGGGGCCTACATCCTAGCTTGTGCTCCATCTAACAGTGCAGCTGATCAGCTGTGTGAAAAGTTGATCACTAGTCAACATGTTGATGCACGGAAGATATACAGAGTCTACGCTAGCTCACGCAATCCAAAAGATATCCCTAAAGTCCTGGAG AAAAACAGTAATGTGGAGGGAAACACAATTATTTTCCCTTGTAAAGAGGATCTGATGTGCTACAAGATCATAGTCAGCACTCTGGTCACCGCTGGCAG gcTGGTCAGTGGGGGTTTTCCTATAGGTCATTTTTCTCACATCTTTGTGGATGAGGCAGGGCATGCTGTGGAGCCAGAGGCCATCATCAGTGTGGCAG GTCTGCTGAATGCAAAGACTGGGCAGCTTGTTTTGGCTGGAGATCCCAAGCAGCTGGGGCCAATCCTGAGATCTCCTTTTGCCATTAAATACGGACTTG GTCTTTCCTTGCTGGAGAGGTTAATGACACAGAATGAACTTTACCAGAAAGGCACTAGTGGATACGACAACCGTTATGTAACCAAGCTACTGAAGAACTACAG gTCCCATCCATCCATTCTGAAGATTCCTAATGAGATGTTCTATGATGGGGAGTTGGAGGCATGTGCAGATCAGATTATCTCCCACCAGTACTGCATGTGGGAGCACCTGCCAAAAATT GGATTTCCTGTGATTTTTCATGGAGTGATTGGAAAGGATGAGAGAGAGTCGAACAGCCCCTCCTTTTTCAACACTTCTGAAATCGATATCATCCTTGACTACCTGAAGAAGCTCCTGACACCGGCGAAGAAGGGCATCGCAAGAATCTCCCCCAAAGAGATTGGCATTATCGCACCCTACAGGAAACAG gtGGAGAAAATCAGGAAGGCCATTAAGATGCACAGGGAGCTTAAATCCTATTTGGGCATCGAGGAGCTGAAG GTTGGCTCCGTGGAGGAGTTTCAAGGCCAGGAGAGGAAAGTGATCATTGTGTCCACTGTTCGCAGCGACAAGAAACACATCATTTTGGATGAAAAGTTCAACATTGGCTTTctgaagaatgagaag AGATTCAATGTGGCAGTGACCAGAGCAAAATCCCTGCTCATTATGGTCGGGAACCCCATCATTCTACAAACAGACGCGACCTGGGGCAG GTTTATTAATTACTGCATTGAGAAGGAAGGTTATACTGGATATGATATTTCCAACATGGAGGAAACGGATGCGGTTGTCGAGCGTCTGCTAGCACTAAACATCCGTGAGGAGATCGTAG TGGAAACAGAGGAGAGTGTGGTCCAGCAACATCTGAATCCTGAGTGGAGACATGACCATTAA